Proteins encoded in a region of the Brevundimonas vesicularis genome:
- a CDS encoding LacI family DNA-binding transcriptional regulator gives MAAPSAASARQEGPPFAKAATMRDVAERAQVSVASVSRVLNGLGVTSDATRQRVLDAVEDLRYVPHFGARSLSTSKNDTIGVILPDLFGEFFSELIRGMDLAARAHGKHLIVSSSHDGVEDTLAAVRSMRGRVDGMIVLSPHLGAANLTSEFAGRMPVLLMNGGAAEAGRASIVIDNHGGAVGAVEHLKSIGRRRIAHIRGAAGNVEADTRAAGYAAALDGHAPIIVEGDFSQASGHRAATRLLAMPERPDAVFAANDMMAVGALLAFQEAGVRCPEDIAVVGFDDVPIAALMRPALTTMRVNIAEIGRRGVERLIGLVQSGHSAEAPDTACEIVRPILVERQSTAAASSARFNKG, from the coding sequence ATGGCCGCGCCCAGCGCTGCGTCTGCACGGCAGGAGGGTCCGCCCTTCGCCAAGGCCGCCACCATGCGCGACGTGGCCGAGCGCGCCCAGGTGTCGGTGGCCTCGGTCTCTCGCGTGCTGAACGGTTTGGGCGTCACCTCGGACGCGACGCGCCAGCGCGTGCTCGATGCGGTCGAAGACCTTCGCTACGTCCCGCACTTCGGCGCCCGCAGCCTGTCGACCAGCAAGAACGACACCATCGGCGTCATCCTGCCGGATCTGTTCGGCGAGTTCTTCTCGGAGCTGATCCGGGGCATGGACCTGGCCGCGCGGGCGCACGGCAAGCATCTGATCGTCTCCAGCTCGCATGACGGCGTCGAAGATACTCTGGCCGCCGTCCGGTCGATGCGCGGGCGAGTGGACGGCATGATCGTGCTGTCGCCGCATCTGGGCGCGGCGAACCTGACGTCGGAGTTCGCTGGGCGAATGCCGGTCCTGCTGATGAACGGCGGCGCGGCCGAGGCGGGCCGGGCCTCCATCGTCATCGACAACCACGGCGGCGCGGTCGGCGCCGTCGAACACCTGAAATCCATCGGCCGTCGCCGCATCGCCCACATCCGAGGCGCCGCCGGCAACGTCGAGGCCGACACGCGCGCGGCCGGCTATGCGGCGGCGCTGGACGGTCATGCCCCGATCATCGTCGAGGGCGACTTCTCCCAGGCCTCGGGCCACCGCGCCGCGACCCGACTGCTGGCCATGCCGGAGCGGCCCGACGCCGTCTTCGCCGCCAACGACATGATGGCCGTCGGCGCCTTGCTGGCCTTCCAGGAGGCGGGCGTGCGCTGCCCCGAAGACATCGCCGTCGTCGGCTTCGACGACGTGCCCATCGCCGCCCTGATGCGGCCCGCGCTGACCACCATGCGCGTCAACATTGCGGAAATCGGCCGTCGAGGCGTCGAACGCCTGATCGGCCTGGTCCAGTCCGGCCACAGCGCCGAGGCTCCGGACACCGCTTGCGAAATCGTTCGGCCGATCCTGGTCGAACGCCAGTCCACCGCGGCGGCATCGTCCGCCAGGTTCAACAAAGGGTAG